atccacagcaaccctgtgattaatctgattacaaatgttaatcatttgacagcactaataacacaataaaaatgaacaagaaTTTTGCCTGTTCTCCAAAAAGCTACTCATAAGTTGTTGGATAACTACTccgctttggttcccaaaccgcTCCTTGGAGACACTTCTATGGGCTGATacttgtgccactagaaactgaatctgaattcaTTAGTTGAATAATAATATTCCATATATTAGTAACACATAATATTCCACATATTAGAAATTAATACTGAATTCCGACTCATATCAGCgagatgaatattttaaaagatattaAGCATAAACACTGCTAGAGAGCCACATGAGATGAACAGGTGAGCCATAATTTTaactaaactagaagtaaaATTCATATCCCTAGCTAGTTCTGCATTAGTCTACCAAACCagcataacataacataatcCAGCAGTGCCAGAAATCGTTCATTTAACCACATATACTACTTACCATGTACTAACCAGATGTATGGTTAATGTTTAAGCTATCGCTTGTGTATATAAAGCTTCTTCTCATATATATCATAAGGTAATACTCTTGCGACACCCCGGCACACGCCTCCTctttaccccgacctgcagaactgtcataaacgtggaaatgagttgcgttgtgaaccTGTGGTCGATTACTTTTCCTCAAGGACCCAGATTGTGCGTCTCAATaagttgaaattgaatttgcgaactgaattcagattcaactaataaattcagattcaaactaataaattcaaattcaactaataaattcagattcagtttctagtggcacaaatatcagcccatacaCTTCAGTCATTCTGTatgtttgttaaatttctccACCAGCTCAATTCATTAATTAACTTGATTTATTAAATAACTCAAtggggtattgattagccaaacaaggtggTGTACTGGTCTAGTCAAAAAAAtgcatgggtgtattggatggttgctgcaaatactgtgaTCATTTTAGGagatgttttgaaatggctTAGCTTAATGTCATAGTTTAACACCAACATGAACATCCTTTTCGGTGACCGCCTAAGACTTTAGTGCAGTACTGTAAATGGAAAAAAGGACCCAAGATTCAGGGGTAGGGGTCCCCAACCTTCTGAAGACTGTGGACCAGCAAACGTTGCAGAAAAATATCATGGACCAGATCATTAATGGAAAAATACCACCAACATGACAGCTTATTTGCTTATCTAACATTTTGCTAACTTTTGAGAGCTGCCAATTATTCAGGTGATGAAAACATGCCATCCTCGGGGGTGGTGGAAAAGGAATATGGCTTGAAAATATGTTGTACATTTTTGGAAAATCAGCCGACCCCACTCCCAAAGCCCCAGAGTTTTACATGGGGTGGAATCCCCGCTAGTTGGGAATCCCGTCTGAGTGCACAGTGATTGCGCAGCCGGGAATGAGCGTCATGCACGCTAGCGTAACCCAATCACCTATGAAAATAAAGACATCGGACCATGAGTGTGACACTCACCTCATCACAGATATGCAAAGCAAAGATGATCGCCAGCATCCCTGTGGATGGGTACCTGCCTTGTCCCTCAGCCCACGTCTCATGGACGTACTTGAAGAAAGCTGGATGGACCACTATTACCTGCCAGGGTGACACAAAACACAGCATCAGGGCTGCCGTTCTCATTGCTGATTGGCCAGAAAACATACATCTCATTGCAGGAACTCTGGGActacatacatttatttattgcacattctGCTTCTATTCCAAACATCCATGCCAAATTTGCACAATTTTTCCCCACCAATCAGGTGACTAGCTGTACTTCTCGTGTCTATCTTTTAATGTCCATATCTTAAAATGTCATGTTTAAGTCTCGATCTTCAAATCCTGCTTATGACTTTCTCAATTGCACTATAGCAAACAAGAACAATATTTCAAGCTCAGTATATGACCCATGCATCAGATATCTGAGGTGGACAACAAAAGAAACTTTGTCTTAGAAGCGTACCACTGATATACATTTTCACCACACTATCATTGCAGGCTGCCCTGCATTAGTCAATTGACTCAAAGTTCAATGTCACAGAAACACGACTGTGCACGTTGTACGCCAAGTCATGTATTAATTACCTTCTACATCCACCTTACCTTATCCTTATCTGCTTTAACCAGGTTTTTGACTCTCATATATGTCCTGAAAAGAACAAAGGAAAACACAAGCACATAAGTGCTTTTGTGGCTCCATATTATCCATACACCTGTTACCTTCAAATGAAGCAGCATGTTATTAAACTCgaattacatttgcatttacacCTCACTCGTCATGAGTTAAGTGGTCATTCTGAACCTCTGTTTGCTTATGTGTACTCAGTATAAGCATCTCATTCAGGGAATAAACAGAGAGTATAGTCGTGTAGGGGGTGGGACAGGCCTACGTTTTGATCTTTCCTGTGGACAGGGCACTGGCCACCCATTGAAGGTCACGCAACTTGAAGGGCAGCAGGATGAGGTGGACCCCTGGGCTGAGATCCACTGCGCTCTCGGGGTACATGAAGTGGTGCGTGGTCTTGCTTCCCACGTCCACCTCGAATCCCAGAGTGGTGGCTCTATTCATCCTGTAGGAGGAGTCAAAAGAAGAGCTTGGATCATGATGGGGAGCTGCTGCAGAGGGTGGAGGACATCCAGCTCGGGCCCAAGCACCAATTCCCACAAATAAATTAAGAACTGATGCAGCCAAAGAGGgggatctaaaaaaaaaaaagccagctGGGCTGAAATGTCATTTGATGGAAAGTAAAGCGTTGATATGCCATGTCCCCCTGGCTAAATGCTAACTGTGTCGGGCCTGCAGATGGTACATAAACAGCAGGACATACCTGATCACGATGTTATGGGAGTCGATCATCTTGCCGAAGTGTGTGCGTGCAAGGTTTCCAGAGTTCCCCACGACCGCGCATCTCCTGCATGCCCTGGATGGCAGATTCCTGCGCTGATATAGCGGGGGGGCTGAGATGACCTTGAACATCTTCTGGATCACTTCCTCAGGATCAAGTCCGACAGATGGCCTCTGCAGAAGCTGCCAGACAAGGGGAACATGAACCCAAGAATCAGATAGTGACTGTAAGCAACTAATCTTGTTGACCCCTCTACCCAGAAGACATTACTGAGGATGCTTTAACAAACTACCTCAACTTGTTCATCAAAATTGAAAGGGCACTTGACTGGCACTTCAAGGGGTCAGGTTAAGTAAACTGCCTCAAGACCCATCTACTCCAGGAATACCCCTATAAGCCTTACTCTGTGATCCCTTATTAGTcatcttattaggttcttgctttgtttggaagATGCTGTGTAGCTCTTGCTCCTACATTACTTATACTTATTACTGGCTactcattggaagctcagcctagctcaggggtgggcaatcttatccgcaaagggccggtgtgcatgcaggtttttcctgcagctccctaattaggtcactaataagaggactgattggctgaagaatcctcacacctgggtttgaacagctgacctaaaggttaccccaaaaacctgcgtacacaccggccctttgtggataagattgcccacccctgctctagctGTGCTTATGCCCAAATTGGCTCCTTGGCAGCTGTATGATTGCAATATACTATGTGCCTCGTTTTgtacagtggatataaagcgttcacacccctgttaaaatgccCGGTTTTTTTGATGCAAaacttttcccacctttaatgtgacctatcccaccaaacatgagacgtccatcagacgtgcagatcatgtctagatGGAGTCGGTCGGTCCAGAACCATATCTGGACGTCTACACAACGTGCAAATCAGGTGCAGTATCTGCACGTCTAACTCTGACCCCTCTTGGGCGTAGATATGTAGTTCAAGCTGAACGTCTAGGTAGGCGACTTTTGGAAATTTGTAGACAGATCGTCAATTCCATGTAAACATTGTCAGCGTCAATTCTGGTGCCTATTGTAGCTCATGCtgttgtaattttaatgttttaaaatgtccaaaaataaactgctacACGTAAGCAAATCCCATAATCACAATTTGCCGATGCACGTCctgtgtgtggtttggccaagTTCTGTTGCCGTAGcgctaaatttttttttaaaaaaagccgACACCGTCTTTTGCAGTAAAACGGTTGTGAGAAACTGCACGTCGTTGTGGacaagtttaaagtttaaggtaagtagtatttagcattgtttagttgtgtacattgtttaataatcgcattgctgacttttttgcaaaccaatatgtccacataattaatctgaaggtaagacacatctgtacatatggaactccaaagtgttcaaaagtattatgaaatacagctcattattgtgaaatatattgcattctgttatataaatttacttattgtgaaatatgatttcatatatttttagcgCTCTTGTGAGCACAGAACGACTTCCATTTTGCAGTAAAGCGGGAAAAGTAAAGTATTTCATCATTCAGcgtcatgaaatgatgaaataaggcatcatgaaatgatgaaaaacggcattatgaaataaatactgattttgaaaaaatatatatacatatttcacaataagaagTAGTGCTAGGCGATAAAAAGatttcgattttttttatcgataaaaaaatgaggatgatcacgatgatacacacagactataaaactcgatcaaccaagttgGCTCCGTTTtatagaatgcgctgagacagacaacttgatggcctatcgagcagaggtttactgaacgctagcaaaacagccaaaaaatAATCAATGGGTGCATtctacttgggcttaggtctgtctgcagctgacgcgacgtggaacgcgatctgccggcggctgcaagggtggagtataaactgactgcagccaagtcggactacttatactcctcgtagtctgtgacacctgactgcaatg
This genomic interval from Paramormyrops kingsleyae isolate MSU_618 chromosome 8, PKINGS_0.4, whole genome shotgun sequence contains the following:
- the st3gal8 gene encoding ST3 beta-galactoside alpha-2,3-sialyltransferase 8, giving the protein MLSRMKLYLCAVLCCILLVIIATHIMQRGALSPVLAANATTAAWNRICGCSSCVGETDNSEWFKEHFDPEQQPFLMPNGNITPPALSWWLLLQRPSVGLDPEEVIQKMFKVISAPPLYQRRNLPSRACRRCAVVGNSGNLARTHFGKMIDSHNIVIRMNRATTLGFEVDVGSKTTHHFMYPESAVDLSPGVHLILLPFKLRDLQWVASALSTGKIKTTYMRVKNLVKADKDKVIVVHPAFFKYVHETWAEGQGRYPSTGMLAIIFALHICDEVSVFGYGADSQGNWHHYWEKNRYAGAFRKTGVHNADTETKIIEKLHAVGKIKLWRNPQESLI